One Microbacterium sp. zg-B96 genomic region harbors:
- a CDS encoding alpha/beta hydrolase, producing the protein MPTVHHRTLPVDGLDVFYREAGAADAPVLLLLHGYPTSSHMFRHLIPALADRYHVIAPDHIGFGRSSAPSVDEFPYTFDALADVTTRFLEQVGVTRYTVYVQDYGAPIAWRLALRHPTAVEGVISQNGNAYEEGFVDDFWAPIWAYGADPSPENESALRPALEREAVEWQYTHGVPDPTTIDPDAWEHDLTLLSRPGVDRAQLHLFGDYVTNRDLYPRLHEWLRETQVPVLAVWGRNDEIFASAGAEAFRRDVPSARVELLDGGHFLLESNLDDVVKVIRDWRSGF; encoded by the coding sequence ATGCCCACCGTCCACCACCGCACCCTCCCCGTCGACGGCCTCGACGTCTTCTACCGGGAAGCGGGCGCCGCCGACGCCCCCGTGCTTCTCCTGCTGCACGGCTACCCGACGAGCTCGCACATGTTCCGTCACCTCATTCCCGCCCTGGCCGACCGATACCACGTCATTGCGCCCGACCACATCGGCTTCGGGCGATCATCGGCTCCGTCCGTCGACGAGTTTCCCTACACCTTCGACGCGCTCGCCGACGTCACCACCCGATTCCTCGAGCAGGTCGGCGTCACCCGCTACACCGTCTACGTGCAGGACTACGGCGCACCCATCGCGTGGCGCCTGGCGCTGCGGCATCCGACCGCGGTCGAGGGCGTCATCTCGCAGAACGGCAACGCCTACGAGGAGGGCTTCGTCGACGACTTCTGGGCGCCCATCTGGGCGTATGGAGCCGACCCGTCGCCCGAGAACGAGAGCGCGCTCCGCCCGGCGCTCGAGCGGGAAGCCGTCGAATGGCAGTACACCCACGGCGTACCTGATCCGACGACGATCGATCCGGATGCCTGGGAGCATGACCTCACCCTCCTGAGCAGGCCGGGTGTCGACCGAGCCCAGCTCCACCTCTTCGGCGACTACGTCACCAATCGCGATCTCTACCCGCGCCTTCACGAGTGGCTGCGCGAAACGCAGGTTCCGGTCCTGGCCGTCTGGGGTCGCAACGACGAGATCTTCGCCTCCGCCGGCGCGGAGGCCTTCCGTCGCGACGTGCCGAGCGCCCGGGTCGAGCTCCTCGACGGGGGCCACTTCCTCCTCGAGTCGAACCTTGACGATGTGGTGAAGGTCATCCGCGATTGGCGCAGCGGGTTCTGA
- a CDS encoding CoA-acylating methylmalonate-semialdehyde dehydrogenase codes for MSIVLHHINGEPIGSAERTAPVYNPATGEVARQVALASVSEVNSAIAVAKAALPGWRSTGLIKRAGVFFRLRQLIMDRQDELAALITDEHGKVLSDAKGEISRAVENVEFAAGLVHLLKGEHAEQVARGVDVHSVKQPVGVVAAITPFNFPLMVPLWMVSSAIACGNTVVLKPSEKDPSPALMLVRLFEEAGLPAGVLNVVNGDKEAVDALLNSPDVEAVSFVGSTPIAASIYRNASDKGKRVQALGGAKNHMIVMPDADLDAAADAAVSAAYGSAGERCMAVSVLVPVGDETADTLVAKVAERLAGLRIGPGTDPQSDMGPLITREHRDKVVSYVSGAAGEGATVVVDGTAQQFDNDGFFVGVSLIDHVKPGMRVYDEEIFGPVLAVARAESYTDALNLVNANAFANGTAIFTRDGGTARQFEYDVEVGMVGINVPVPVPIGAFSFGGWKKSLFGDSHIYGPESIHFYTKSKVVTTRWPDNTPSQIDLGFPSNH; via the coding sequence ATGAGCATTGTTCTTCACCACATCAATGGGGAGCCGATCGGAAGCGCCGAGCGCACCGCACCGGTTTACAACCCGGCCACCGGCGAGGTTGCCCGCCAGGTCGCACTCGCTTCGGTGAGTGAGGTCAACAGTGCTATCGCGGTAGCGAAGGCCGCCCTGCCCGGGTGGCGGAGCACCGGTCTTATCAAGCGCGCGGGCGTCTTCTTCCGCCTGCGCCAGCTGATCATGGACCGCCAAGACGAACTGGCCGCTCTCATCACCGACGAGCACGGCAAGGTGCTCTCGGATGCGAAGGGCGAGATCAGCCGCGCGGTCGAGAACGTTGAGTTCGCTGCCGGTCTGGTGCACCTGCTTAAGGGTGAGCACGCTGAGCAGGTTGCGCGTGGCGTGGACGTTCACTCCGTCAAGCAGCCCGTAGGTGTGGTGGCCGCGATCACACCGTTCAACTTCCCGCTGATGGTTCCGCTGTGGATGGTGTCCTCAGCCATCGCCTGCGGCAACACCGTCGTGCTGAAGCCGAGCGAGAAAGACCCGTCCCCCGCGCTCATGCTCGTGCGCCTGTTCGAAGAGGCCGGCCTCCCGGCAGGCGTCTTGAACGTCGTCAACGGCGACAAGGAAGCCGTGGATGCCCTGCTGAACTCCCCCGACGTCGAGGCCGTGAGCTTCGTTGGATCGACTCCGATTGCCGCGTCGATCTACCGCAACGCGAGCGACAAGGGTAAGCGAGTGCAGGCTCTGGGCGGCGCGAAGAACCACATGATCGTGATGCCGGACGCCGACCTCGACGCCGCAGCCGACGCGGCCGTCTCGGCCGCGTACGGCTCGGCTGGTGAGCGCTGCATGGCGGTGTCGGTCCTGGTGCCCGTGGGCGACGAGACCGCTGACACGCTGGTGGCAAAGGTGGCCGAGCGTCTGGCGGGCCTGCGCATTGGTCCCGGAACGGATCCGCAGAGCGACATGGGCCCACTGATCACCCGGGAGCACCGCGACAAGGTAGTCAGCTACGTTTCGGGGGCGGCGGGCGAAGGCGCCACCGTCGTGGTGGACGGCACCGCACAGCAGTTCGACAACGACGGCTTCTTCGTGGGCGTCAGCCTCATCGATCACGTCAAGCCCGGCATGCGCGTGTATGACGAGGAGATCTTCGGCCCGGTGCTCGCGGTCGCGCGTGCCGAGTCGTACACGGATGCTCTCAACCTGGTGAACGCAAACGCGTTCGCCAACGGTACCGCCATCTTCACTCGCGACGGCGGTACGGCCCGTCAGTTCGAGTATGACGTGGAGGTCGGCATGGTCGGCATCAACGTGCCCGTACCTGTGCCGATCGGTGCGTTCTCGTTCGGCGGCTGGAAGAAGTCGCTCTTCGGCGACTCGCACATCTACGGCCCGGAGTCGATTCACTTTTACACCAAGTCGAAGGTCGTCACCACGCGCTGGCCCGACAACACTCCTTCGCAGATCGACCTCGGCTTCCCCAGCAACCACTGA
- a CDS encoding alpha/beta fold hydrolase, with the protein MLTTRIHNFDRGRLRFDVSDTGPIDGPVIVLLHGFPGSRRTWDAVTPHLVAGGARVVAFDQRGYSRQARPRRRRDYRAADVTGDVLALLDALEAERVHLVGHDWGGFVAWRMAAVAPHRLTGMTVLSTPHPRALLRSLLSSAQALRSLYIGFFQLPRLPEAVLRPRLARLLIAMGLPSPVAREYQRFLAEPQALRSALNWYRGMWLPDRRGAVAAREPVAVDTVYVWGNRDQALGRRAAELTRRYVSAGYRFVELDENHWLPERAAAQVAREILGAVSPSAPPASG; encoded by the coding sequence ATGCTGACGACCCGCATCCACAACTTCGACCGCGGACGCCTCCGTTTCGACGTGTCCGATACCGGCCCGATCGACGGCCCCGTCATCGTTCTCCTCCACGGCTTTCCCGGCTCCCGCCGCACCTGGGATGCGGTCACACCCCATCTGGTTGCGGGCGGCGCCCGGGTCGTGGCGTTCGACCAGCGCGGGTACTCGCGGCAGGCCCGGCCCCGTCGGCGCCGTGATTACCGCGCCGCCGACGTCACCGGCGACGTCCTGGCATTGCTCGATGCGCTCGAGGCGGAGCGCGTGCACCTGGTCGGGCACGACTGGGGCGGGTTTGTCGCCTGGCGGATGGCTGCGGTCGCCCCCCATCGGCTGACCGGCATGACGGTGCTCTCCACGCCCCATCCGCGCGCCCTGCTGCGCTCCCTCCTCTCTTCGGCGCAAGCGCTGCGGTCGCTCTACATCGGTTTCTTCCAACTCCCCCGGCTGCCCGAGGCCGTGCTCCGGCCCCGCCTCGCTCGCCTGCTCATCGCGATGGGCCTTCCCTCCCCCGTCGCGCGGGAGTATCAGCGTTTCCTCGCTGAGCCGCAGGCGCTGCGATCAGCACTGAACTGGTACCGCGGAATGTGGCTGCCCGACCGGCGCGGGGCGGTTGCCGCGCGGGAGCCCGTCGCGGTAGACACGGTCTACGTGTGGGGCAACCGCGATCAAGCGCTCGGTCGCCGCGCGGCGGAGTTGACCCGCCGGTACGTCAGCGCCGGCTACCGGTTCGTCGAGCTCGACGAGAATCACTGGCTGCCCGAACGCGCTGCCGCGCAGGTGGCGCGCGAGATCCTCGGCGCGGTCAGTCCCAGCGCGCCACCGGCATCCGGGTGA
- a CDS encoding asparaginase domain-containing protein — translation MSSVPAAPARSRRTRWLAALAAAAFAGAGLVVLPPTTEPAAAAEKPKIVIVATGGTIAGMADGRDTFTDYRAGTYPMADMLAVLQPEVAAIADVSVVQFGNSGSGGYTIPQYHDLTIAVEDALKDADGVIVTTGTDTMEEFAYWLDLTVQSKKPVVITGAMRPWAAGDTASQEGVFGADGPANLLQSIRLAASQETYCFGTVLSLNDEIHAARDVTKGNATRNDTFVTRMSGVLGWVDGSEVIINRAPARVLDCETNEWFTPFDVRTVARDAYPRVEIFYNAQDVGGEAIAAWAAAGVKGIVTAGTGAGGISGAAGRARTAAARDQGVWFTSTTRTGSGSVSGGSGNTIAGGDLLPQKARLLLMLSRTFTGDVAQARTWFETLGTPTFDTSALAATVSPTPVADPPAEPEPEPEPSAQPEPEASPSAPATPEDPTEETPSPTETPTALVGSLPFTGGTGGGGIAALIGAFAIAIGSTMYWQYRRRLTGQEVVSQS, via the coding sequence GTGTCATCAGTTCCTGCTGCGCCTGCTCGTTCGCGGCGCACCCGTTGGCTGGCCGCGCTCGCGGCCGCCGCCTTCGCCGGCGCCGGGCTCGTCGTCCTGCCGCCCACCACTGAACCCGCCGCTGCTGCGGAGAAGCCGAAGATCGTCATCGTCGCCACCGGCGGGACCATCGCCGGCATGGCCGACGGCCGCGATACCTTCACCGACTACCGCGCAGGCACCTACCCGATGGCGGACATGCTTGCGGTGCTCCAGCCCGAAGTCGCCGCCATCGCCGACGTGAGCGTGGTGCAGTTCGGCAACTCGGGCTCCGGCGGCTACACGATCCCGCAGTACCACGACCTCACGATCGCCGTGGAGGACGCCCTGAAGGATGCCGACGGCGTCATCGTGACCACCGGAACCGACACGATGGAGGAGTTCGCCTACTGGCTCGACCTCACCGTCCAGAGCAAGAAGCCCGTCGTCATCACCGGCGCGATGCGCCCGTGGGCGGCCGGGGACACCGCGTCGCAAGAGGGCGTCTTCGGGGCCGACGGCCCCGCGAACCTGTTGCAGTCGATCCGCCTCGCTGCAAGCCAGGAGACCTACTGCTTCGGCACCGTGCTCTCACTCAACGACGAGATCCATGCTGCTCGGGACGTGACCAAGGGCAACGCAACGCGCAACGACACGTTCGTCACGCGCATGTCCGGAGTGCTCGGGTGGGTCGACGGTTCCGAGGTGATCATCAACCGCGCCCCGGCGCGTGTGCTGGATTGCGAGACGAACGAGTGGTTCACGCCGTTCGATGTGCGCACCGTCGCCCGCGACGCGTATCCCCGTGTCGAGATCTTCTACAACGCCCAGGACGTCGGCGGCGAAGCGATCGCCGCGTGGGCGGCCGCAGGGGTCAAGGGCATCGTCACCGCAGGCACCGGCGCCGGTGGCATCTCCGGTGCCGCTGGTCGAGCACGCACCGCCGCCGCCCGCGACCAGGGGGTGTGGTTCACCAGCACCACCCGCACCGGAAGCGGATCGGTCTCGGGCGGTTCGGGCAACACCATCGCCGGTGGCGACCTGCTGCCGCAGAAGGCGCGACTGCTCCTGATGCTCTCGCGGACCTTCACGGGTGACGTCGCGCAGGCCCGCACCTGGTTCGAGACGCTCGGCACCCCGACCTTCGACACGTCGGCGCTCGCCGCCACCGTCAGCCCGACGCCCGTCGCCGACCCGCCCGCCGAGCCGGAGCCGGAGCCAGAGCCGTCGGCGCAGCCCGAGCCGGAGGCATCGCCCTCGGCACCGGCGACTCCGGAGGACCCGACCGAGGAAACGCCGTCGCCCACCGAGACACCCACGGCTCTGGTCGGATCGCTGCCGTTCACCGGCGGGACCGGCGGCGGCGGAATCGCAGCCCTCATCGGTGCGTTCGCCATCGCGATCGGCAGCACCATGTACTGGCAGTACCGTCGCCGGTTGACGGGACAGGAAGTGGTCTCCCAGAGCTGA
- a CDS encoding TetR/AcrR family transcriptional regulator has protein sequence MTDEVREVRTAGETDRAARAREDILDVATAEFAAHGYAGARVDEIAARTRTTKRMLYYYFESKEGLYLAVLERVYAQIRRVERGIQIDELSPEEGLRKLAEATYVHHTTHEAFIQLVSIENIHRAENVRHSPTILRENVTAITLLQEVIERGVHEGTFRDDVDALDVHMIISAYACFHVANRHTFAAIFDRDMLDPKLQDSHRRLIGDMVVSTMTAAGKEKAPTVTTRPGRDE, from the coding sequence ATGACCGATGAGGTGCGTGAGGTGCGCACCGCCGGGGAAACGGACCGCGCCGCGCGGGCGCGGGAGGACATCCTCGACGTGGCGACAGCCGAATTCGCCGCGCACGGATACGCCGGAGCGCGGGTGGACGAGATCGCCGCGCGCACCCGCACCACCAAGCGCATGCTCTACTACTACTTCGAATCGAAGGAGGGGCTCTACCTGGCCGTTCTGGAGCGCGTGTACGCGCAGATCCGGCGCGTGGAGCGCGGCATCCAGATCGACGAGCTGTCGCCCGAAGAGGGGCTTCGGAAGCTGGCGGAAGCGACCTACGTGCATCACACCACGCACGAGGCGTTCATCCAGCTGGTGAGCATCGAGAACATCCACCGGGCCGAGAACGTGCGCCACTCCCCCACGATCCTGCGGGAGAACGTCACCGCGATCACGCTCCTGCAGGAGGTGATCGAACGCGGCGTGCACGAGGGCACGTTCCGCGATGACGTCGACGCGCTCGACGTGCACATGATCATCAGTGCGTACGCGTGCTTCCACGTCGCCAACCGGCACACCTTCGCCGCCATCTTCGATCGCGACATGCTGGACCCGAAGCTGCAGGACTCCCACCGGCGCCTGATCGGCGACATGGTCGTGTCCACGATGACGGCAGCGGGCAAAGAAAAAGCCCCGACCGTTACCACGCGGCCGGGGCGAGACGAATGA
- a CDS encoding alpha/beta hydrolase → MGYITVGDENSTPIELYYEDQGAGQPVVLIHGYPLNGHSWERQTRELLAAGYRVITYDRRGFGLSSKVHSGYDYDTFASDLNTILETLDLRDAVLVGFSMGTGELARYVARYGHDRVAKLAFLASLEPFLVARDDNPDGVPQDVFDGITAEARNDRYAWFTQFFRDFYNADENVGTRISPEAVAGSWNAAIASAPVAAYAVVASWIEDFRADVEAVRASGKPALILHGTEDNILPIDATARRFHAVFPEAEYVEIEGAPHGLLWTHAAEVNAALTSFLRS, encoded by the coding sequence ATGGGATACATCACGGTCGGCGACGAGAACAGCACCCCCATCGAGCTGTACTACGAGGACCAGGGCGCGGGACAGCCGGTCGTCCTCATCCATGGCTACCCGCTGAACGGGCACAGCTGGGAGCGTCAGACGCGTGAACTCCTCGCCGCGGGCTACCGGGTGATCACGTACGACCGTCGCGGTTTCGGACTGTCGTCGAAGGTGCACTCCGGCTACGACTACGACACCTTCGCGTCCGATCTGAACACGATTCTGGAGACCCTGGACCTGCGCGATGCCGTGCTGGTCGGCTTCTCGATGGGCACCGGAGAGCTCGCCCGCTATGTGGCACGGTATGGACACGACCGAGTGGCGAAGCTCGCGTTCCTCGCCTCGCTCGAGCCGTTCCTCGTCGCCCGCGACGACAACCCCGACGGCGTACCGCAGGACGTCTTCGACGGCATCACGGCGGAGGCGCGGAATGACCGGTACGCGTGGTTCACGCAGTTCTTCAGGGACTTCTACAACGCGGACGAGAACGTCGGGACGAGGATCAGCCCGGAAGCGGTCGCGGGGAGCTGGAACGCCGCAATCGCCAGCGCTCCCGTCGCGGCGTATGCCGTCGTAGCATCCTGGATCGAGGACTTCCGCGCCGACGTCGAAGCCGTGCGCGCCAGCGGCAAGCCGGCTCTGATCCTGCACGGCACCGAGGACAACATCCTCCCCATCGACGCCACCGCACGGCGCTTCCACGCGGTGTTCCCCGAAGCCGAGTACGTCGAGATCGAGGGCGCACCGCACGGCCTGCTGTGGACGCACGCCGCCGAGGTCAATGCCGCCCTGACGAGCTTCCTCCGCAGCTAG
- a CDS encoding NAD(P)/FAD-dependent oxidoreductase has protein sequence MGDAQIRRADTVVIGAGQAGLSAGFHLARRGFISAVEDPDAPRSFVMLDAEELPGGAWLHRWESLTMSTVNGIFDLPGFRQAPPDPADPARVAVPAYFSAFEQHMHLPILRPVAVPSVTRADDDPDGDLLVHSTAGTWRTRAIINATGTWTNPMIPAYPGQETFAGRQLHTRDYTTLDDFTGERVAVVGGGISAVQQLEEISRVAQVAWYTRREPVFRDGGFTPEVEGREVIAKVTADIEAGNPAGSVVSYTDLAWTAYVLAAQRRGALVRRPMFTRIEPAGVREADGTFTPVDTILWATGFRPALAHLDPLSLRNARGGIEMRGTQVAADPRVHLIGFGPSQSTVGANRAGRDAVRALTAGLHAAAAPG, from the coding sequence GTGGGAGATGCGCAGATCCGCCGAGCAGACACGGTTGTGATCGGTGCCGGGCAGGCCGGATTGTCCGCCGGGTTCCATCTGGCCCGGCGCGGATTCATCAGCGCCGTGGAGGACCCCGATGCCCCGCGCAGCTTCGTGATGCTCGATGCCGAAGAGTTGCCCGGCGGTGCGTGGCTGCATCGGTGGGAGTCCCTGACGATGTCGACGGTCAACGGCATCTTCGACCTCCCCGGGTTCCGGCAGGCGCCACCCGACCCCGCCGACCCCGCCCGGGTGGCGGTGCCGGCGTACTTCTCCGCGTTCGAGCAGCACATGCACCTGCCGATCCTCCGTCCCGTCGCCGTGCCGTCGGTCACTCGCGCCGACGACGACCCTGACGGTGATCTCCTGGTGCATTCCACCGCCGGGACGTGGCGCACGCGAGCGATCATCAACGCGACCGGAACCTGGACCAATCCGATGATCCCTGCGTATCCCGGGCAGGAGACATTCGCGGGACGCCAGCTCCACACCCGTGACTACACGACTCTGGACGATTTCACCGGTGAGCGCGTCGCAGTCGTCGGAGGGGGGATCTCAGCCGTTCAGCAACTCGAAGAGATATCGCGGGTGGCGCAGGTGGCCTGGTACACGCGTCGGGAACCGGTCTTCCGCGACGGCGGCTTCACCCCGGAGGTGGAGGGACGCGAGGTGATCGCGAAGGTGACAGCCGACATCGAGGCAGGAAACCCCGCCGGGAGCGTCGTCTCGTACACGGATCTCGCCTGGACTGCCTACGTGCTCGCCGCGCAGCGACGCGGCGCCCTGGTGCGACGGCCGATGTTCACGCGTATCGAACCGGCGGGCGTGCGAGAAGCGGACGGCACATTCACTCCCGTCGACACGATCCTCTGGGCGACGGGGTTCCGACCGGCGCTCGCGCACCTCGACCCCCTGTCGCTACGCAACGCCCGGGGCGGGATCGAGATGCGAGGCACTCAGGTCGCTGCGGACCCCCGTGTGCATCTCATCGGGTTCGGACCTTCACAGTCCACCGTGGGCGCGAACCGCGCGGGGCGTGACGCCGTGCGCGCTCTGACGGCGGGGCTGCACGCCGCAGCCGCGCCGGGGTGA